The Anopheles moucheti chromosome 3, idAnoMoucSN_F20_07, whole genome shotgun sequence genome contains the following window.
ccatcttgtccgccatcttggccgccatcttgtccgccatcttggcggccatcttgtccgccatcttgttcaccatcttgtccgccatcttttccgccatcttgtccgccatcttggccgccatcttgtccgacatcttgtccgccatcttgtccgccatcttcgcggccatcttgtgtccgccatcttgtccgccatcttggcagccatcttgtccgccatcttgtccgccatcttgtccgccatcttgtccgccatcttggccgccatcttgtgtccgccatcttatccgccatcttggccgccatcttgtccgccatcttgtgtccgccattttgtccaccatcttggccgccatcttgtccgccatcttgtgttcgccatcttgtgtccgccatcttggccgccatcttatccgccatcttggccgccatcttgtccgccatcttggcggccatcttgtccgccatcttgttcaccatcttgtccgccatcttttccgccatcttgtccgccatcttggccgccatcttgtccgacatcttgtccgccatcttgtccgccatcttcgcggccatcttgtgtccgccatcttgtccgccatcttggcagccatcttgtccgccatcttgtccgccatcttgtccgccatcttgtccaccatcttgtccgccatcttggccgccatcttggccgccatcttgtccgccatcttgtccgccatcttgtccgcaatcatgtccgccatcttgttcaccatcttgtccgccatcttttccgccatcttgtccgccatcttggtcgccatcttggccgccatcttggccgccatcttgtccgccatcttgtgcgccatcttgtccgccatcttgtcctccatcttgtccgccatcttgtgtccgccatcttagccgccatcttggtccgccatcttgtccgccatcttgtccgccatcttggtccgtcatcttgtccgccatcttgcccgccatcttggccgccatcttgtccgccatcttgtccgccatctttgtccgccatcttgtccgcaatcttgacggccatcttgtccgccatcttggccgccatcttgcgcgccatcttggccgccatcttggccgccatcttgtgtccgccatcttgtccaccatcttgtccgccatcttgtccgccatcttgtccgccatcttgtccgccatcttacccgccatcttggccgccatcttgtccgccatcttgtccgccatcttgtccgccatcttgtccgccatcttgtccgccatcttgtccgccatcttacccgccatcttgtccaccatcttgtccgccatcttgtttaccatcttgtccgccatcttgtccgccatcttgtgtctgccatcttgtccgccatcttgtgtctgccatcttgtccgccatattggccgtaatcttgtccgccatcttgtccgccatcttggccgccatcttgtccgccatcttgtccgccatcttgtccgcaatcttgtccgccatcttgtccaccatcttgtccgccatcttgtgtccgccattttgtccgccatcttggccgccatcttgtctgccattatgcgtccgccatcttgtccgccatcttggccgccatcttgtccgccatcttgtccgccatcttgtgtccgccattttgtccaccatcttggccgccatcttgtccgccatcttgtgttcgccatcttgtgtccgccatcttggccgccatcttgtccgccatcttggccgccatcttgtccgccatcttggcggccatcttgtccgccatcttgttcaccatcttgtccgccatcttttccgccatcttgtccgccatcttggccgccatcttgtccgacatcttgtccgccatcttgtccgccatcttcgcggccatcttgtgtccgccatcttgtccgccatcttggcagccatcttgtccgccatcttgtccgccatcttgtccgccatcttgtccaccatcttgtccgccatcttggccgccatcttggccgccatcttgtccgccatcttgtccgccatcttgtccgcaatcatgtccgccatcttgttcaccatcttgtccgccatcttttccgccatcttgtccgccatcttggtcgccatcttggccgccatcttggccgccatcttgtccgccatcttgtgcgccatcttgtccgccatcttgtcctccatcttgtccgccatcttgtccgccatcttagccgccatcttggtccgccatcttgtccgccatcttgtccgccatcttggtccgtcatcttgtccgccatcttgcccgccatcttggccgccatcttgtccgccatcttgtccgccatctttgtccgccatcttgtccgcaatcttgacggccatcttgtccgccatcttggccgccatcttgcgcgccatcttggccgccatcttggccgccatcttgtgtccgccatcttgtccaccatcttgtccgccatcttgtccgccatcttgtccgccatcttgtccgccatcttggccgccatctttgtccgccatcttacccgccatcttggccgccatcttgtccgccatcttgtccgccatcttgtccgccatcttgtccgccatcttacccgccatcttgtccaccatcttgtccgccatcttgtccgccatcttggccaccatcttgtccgccatcttggccgccatcttggccgccaccttgtccgccatcttggccgccatcttgtccgccatcttgtgtccgccatcttgtccgccatcttgtccgccatcttggccgccatcttgtgtccgccatcttatccgccatcttggccgccatcttgtccgccatcttgtccgccatcttgtccgccatcttggccgccatcttggctaccatTTTTGTGGTGgtgggggaggagggggatggaagatgtctcctcttgaacaacatggtctcctggtatcggaaatctcaaaatagctggtttgtatggaaagttagtgtttaaacattgcataccttacggcgcattgcattgcaaattgattgcataccttccggcgtagtaccaggagctaccttttccgtgcatgctctcctggtactatacattcggaaactggtagtttacgaagaaatttttcacgaccaacaagaaagttagtgttttaacattgcataactttcggcggtttttgagcaaaattgctgcaacgTTTTACTCGACCagcgggaaagttagtgtttaaatattgcatacctttcggcgtttttcgagtagaattgctgtacaaggtgctacctcttccgtggatgctttcctggtatcggaaatcggaaaacagctggttttgtatggaatttcgtaccatttgatgaatcgtaaatgtacgtaaatcgtagaaaatgtgatccatgTAGTGGCGtgatggttctccttagcgcatacaaacgtttatatatagatgAGGTgaacgcaagggagctttctttccgaatTACCATTTAAGCGTTTCGGCAcgtattaatatttattgtcttttgcttccatttctaCGTCCAGTTTGTAGTGACAATATTCAGTGCTAACGTAAACGCGAGCAAAATTAATGCGAGACTAATTTTAGAGCCAAATTGTATACTACAAAAGCAATATTCTGTTCATTAAATTCAACTAATTatcgcaaaaaagaaacacatcatCACACACTGATCTAAACCATTACCACCGTATGTTACAAAACCAAAGCCTATAGCTTACTTTATTGCATGGACGTTCGAGACACAGtatgaaacaaacaactgGCTAACATACCGCTTAAGATTATCCTTCTTACAGCTAATGACTGAGAAAGCGTTTGTTGTGCAGTTTTTTTCCTCATTGCTTTTCTAAAATTGCATCCGGAAACAGAGCCACATATCACAAACTAAGGCAACACCGCATCCGCCACCGCTTCATCGGCATCGGTTGAGATGAAGAAGGTTTGCACACCTGTTTGAAGCTCGTTGATTGCCGTCTTGATGTGATCCAATCCGTTTAGGAACAGGTTCAGAAATGATTTCGATTCCTTCTCGGTGGTTTCGACCCGCTTATGCTGCTGCATATCTTCCGCCACGTCTGGTTCACCCTGTTCCACAACTGGCGCAGTGTCAGCCGGTTGGCTTGGGACAGATTCTTCGGTCTCACCATCGGTCACAACAGTTTCTACAACGTCGTGATCATCCGGTTTGCTTACTGTTGGGTCAGCATCGTTCTTTGACTCCTGCATATCCTTTGGCGATTCGGGAACATTTTCTTCCGGCACTTCCTCTACCGGTTGGGCCGATAATTCCGTTGAAGGTGATACGGTTTCTTGATCGTTTGCAGACACTTCTTGAACTACAGTGGTGGGGTGTTCTGGTTTGGCCATACGGGCGCGCCGTGGAGACGCAATTGCAGTCGAAAATGTCGCCGCCACAAGCAGTACGAGTAATAAATTGTATTTCATCTCTGAAAACATCAATAATAACCGTATTGATCAGTTTTGAATAGCATAAACTTGGGAAGAATCTGTAGTACACTCACTGTAAATTGCTGGATCGCGTCAAACCTGCTTCAACAAATAATCTCCCCCGGCTGTATGGTTTTGTGCGTTTCTTAGTACACGATATAACGAAATGCTAGATGGGTTTCGTTCAGGGCTCTGCTTTATATAGCTTATTTCATTCTTTCGGCCTGTCTACACCTCAGCGTACACCTTGCTATGCTTTAAAGCATTGTGCACGGAACCAGCGACATCTTATCACCCGGCGAGACTGAAGTCACCAAACAATTCCCACTTCAGAACGTGCCCATCGGTACAAATATGCAGCAGACTGCGCTGTCCATCTTTGACCAGAACGTCACGTGTTGCACAGTGGCACAGAAGCGGATCGCACCAAAGCCATGTTATTCAACAGACTGAGACTTGCTTCTTAACTACCCGCTCAAAATATTATGCCATGCGTCGCTATCTAAAAAGCTTAACTTCATCAGTTGCATAACTCGCACccacaaacagaaaacatacaaacgaaaaacaaaacagttaaCATAGCATGCTTTGGTTTAAACCGTACACTTTAAAACAATACCATTGTTTACCAACAAACCTGTGCGAGGTGgagttggtgtgtgtgttttcgcaAAAACTGCTGgttatgtgttttgtttgtatttccgTCCAGACTAGTTAAAATAAAAGGGTCTTTCAGAACATGGGGTTGTTCTCGTCATTTTTAATACACAGCATGGTCGATCGGAGCTCTGCAATGCCAATATGATTTCTACAATACGATAAGAAGCATTGAATATTTAACGATCATTTATAATCTCGAT
Protein-coding sequences here:
- the LOC128304726 gene encoding uncharacterized protein LOC128304726 — its product is MKYNLLLVLLVAATFSTAIASPRRARMAKPEHPTTVVQEVSANDQETVSPSTELSAQPVEEVPEENVPESPKDMQESKNDADPTVSKPDDHDVVETVVTDGETEESVPSQPADTAPVVEQGEPDVAEDMQQHKRVETTEKESKSFLNLFLNGLDHIKTAINELQTGVQTFFISTDADEAVADAVLP